A region of the Salvelinus namaycush isolate Seneca chromosome 13, SaNama_1.0, whole genome shotgun sequence genome:
TCTATTAAAACTCACATGACTAGCTTGTCTCAGAGTTTATTCATTTTTCATTAAGGCAAATGATGAGCATGAAAAGAGGCCAACACATGAGAATCTGTCTGTACAGGTCTGATGAAGCAAGGCTATCCCGAGTCTGTGTACAGGTCTGATGAAGCAAGGCTGTCCTGAGCCTGATGACGAGTCTGCCTGTACAGGTCTGATGAAGCAAGGCTATACCGATCCTAATGATGAGTGAGGTTATGGCTTGTGAAACTAAACGTTTACCTAAAAAATCTTCTGAAAATGATTGCCTCAGTTGGATGATTGTGGCCCCGCTTTAAGCATTTTGTTGTCCCTCACTTGGGGTAATCACTCATTGTAGAAGTGAAAGCTGTTTCTATACTATTCTGTTGACCAAGCAAAGCTTGGCAGATTAATTACTTCAAGAATGGAGAGTAGGAGAAATGGAACTTGTAAAGAATTTGATCCCACCCTAACAAACTACAGGAATATTCTTGGCTGGATTCCATTGTCAAAAATTGCTACCTCTCCTTGTTTTTGGGGGGTATCagtacattttatattttttgcaacttttacttcactatattcctaaagaaaataatttacttttcactcatacattttccctgacacacaaaagtacttgagcttaacaggacaggaaaatggtctaattcacacacttgtcAAGTGAACATGCCtggccatccctactgcctctgatctggaggacttacacaaatgctttgtttgtaaattatgtctgagtgttggaatgtgcccctggctatccataaaataaataagaaaattgtgctttctggtttgcttaatatgaacaatttgaaatgatttatacttttacttttgatacttaagtatatttttgcaattgcatttacttttgatacttaagtatatttaaaaccaaatacttttagacttttattcaagtagtattttactggtatgataattgggtactttttccaccactgtcatCCTTTCTGGTCTAGATGGATGAGATTTACACAGTCAGTCGTTTCTGTATTGTTCCACTAGGGGTCAGTATAAGTCAGTATATGGGGTCCGATGATGACAAAACAATCACTCAATAAATCACATAAATATAAATGTACTTCACATATTGTTTGAATTTCATCTTTTAATAATCCTATTCTCTCTGAAATTGATTCACAATACTGTGTGTTCATTAGATTTTTCTAGATATCAAAAATTCTGTTTGGCTTCAAAGATTGTCTTTTTTAATACAAACTATATGAAGCATTCATATGATACTAAATGTCGTCAAGCCCTGTGCAACTGCATTGCAAAAGAAGAGCTAGTGCAAATAAAGACacatataaaataaatatacaatACACACATTAATACATGTAAGATTCAAGCTATGCAAAGACACTTTTTACCATTACAAATATTAAACACATTTCAAATAGATATTGTGCAAGTCTGTGTGTATATTTCCATACATAATGAAACACCAGACAGTCGCAGAGACATACAATAGCACAGCATGAATGAGCAAAACCCATAGACATCCAATCAAAGCATCTCACTGGCGCCACATCAACAACAGCTGCTGCTGACTATTGCCCTTACAAAGCTGAACCAAAGCGTGCTGGAAAGCGTGAGTGGTAAGGCTGAAGCAACCGACTGCAGACAAAAGTCGAGAAGTGAAGtcgggggaggtgcatctgcTACAGCCGAAAGTCGGACACTGATGTGGctttccaacagcaaggctcagcacaacatggcagtgttgccatcATTTATAAAAGTTGTTCTTTGTAATATCAAAATAAACACGTCTCCAacccccatatcacacactcacaaactaaATATATGCATGTAATATCAATTGGTGAGAGAGCCTCAAATAGCACATTCATTTGTACATATccactgtatacagtgcattcggaaagtattcagaccccttgtgactttttccacattttgttacattacagacttattctaaaaaaatatctaatcaatctacacccaataccccataatgacaaagcaaaaacaggttttcagaaattttTGCataaacataaataccttatttccgTAAGTCATCTATAtaagtcatctataagtctttgctaggtaaagccctgcattatctcagctcactggtcaccatagcaacacccaaccgtagcacctgctccagcaggtatatttcactggtcatccccaaagccaacacttcctttggccgcctttccttccagttctctgctgccagtgactggaacgaatctccctctctaactttaagcatcagctgtcagagcagcttaccgatcactgtacctgtacacagccaatctgtaaatagcacacccaactacctcatccccatattgttatttagcctcttgctcttttgcaccccagtatctctacttgcacatcatcatctgcacatctatcactccagtgttaatgctaaattgtaattattttcgcctctacggcatatttattgccttacctccctactcttctacatttgcacacactgtacattgatttttctattgtgatattgactgtacgtttcttTATGGttaactctgtgctgttgtttttgttgcactgctttgctttatcttggccaggtcgcagttgtaaatgagaacttgttctcaactggcctaactggttaaataaaggtgaaaaaaatacattcagaccctttgctataagactcggaattgagctcaagtgcatcctgtttccattgatcatccttgagatgtttctacaacctgattggtgtccacctgtggtaaattcaattgattggacatgatttggagagacacacacctgtctatataaggttccacagttgacagtgcatgtcagagcaaaaaccaagccatgtggtcgaaggaattgtccgtagagctccaagacaggattgtgttgagacacagatctggggaagggtgccaaaataattctgcagcattgaaggtccccaataacacagtggcctccataattattaaatggaaaaagtttggaaccatcaagactcttcctagagttggccgtccggtcaaactgagcaatcgggggagaagtgacttggtcagggaggtgaccaagaacccgatggtcactctgacagagctccagagttcctctgtggagatgggagaaccttccagaaggttaaccatctctgcagcactccaccaaacaggcctttatggtagagtgaccaggcggaagccactcctcagtaaaaggcacatgacagcccacttggagtttgccaaaaggcacctaaagactctcagaccatgagaaacaagattctctggtctgatgaaaccaagattgaactctttggcctgaatgccaagtgtcacgtcttgaggaaacctggtaccaccCCTAccgtaaagcatggtggtggcagcatcatactgtggggatgtttttcagaggcagggactggaagactagtcaggatcgagggaaagatgaacagagccaagtacagaaagatccttgatgaaaacctgctccagagcgctcaggacctcagactggggacaaggttcaccttccaacaggacaacgacacgaagcacacagccaacacaacgcaggagtggcttcaggacaagtctctgaatgtccttgagtgacccagacagagcccggacttgaacccgatcgatcatctctgagagacctgaaaatagctgtgcagcgacgctccccatccaacctgacagatctcgaagaggatctgcagcgaagaatgggagaaactccccaaatacagctgtgcaaagcttgtagcgtcatacccaagaagactcgaggctgtaatcactgccaaaggtgcttcatcaaagtactgagtaagaagtctgaatacttatgtaaattatatttctgtttttgttttattttatacatttgcaaacatttctaaaacccagtttttgctttgtcaaaatggggtattgtgtgagggggaaaaaatatattttagaataaggctgtaacgtagcaaaatgtgggaaaagtcaaggggtctgaatactttccaaatgcactgtacatatgaaTCGTAGCAAAGTTGCTTCCTGTTTAGTCACATCTGTGGTCCTGTTTGCATGGGTCAAACAAAAATACTGTCATGATTGGTTGACAAATAGTGACTCCCACAATGCAGGCGATGGCTGCAAGTTGCAGCTGGTGAGGAGCAACTGCAGAAAATCGAAGTCGACTGCAGTTGAAACTTCATGACATTTGATCACATGGTTGTTGTAAAGTTCATGCAAGTCGGACAATTTTTGTCTctataatgcaacacactttgaaaggtgGTGATGATGGTCACCGACTTGATAATGTGATCCGCTGGAACGCGCCCAGTGCGTTGGTGGTCATGCGGTGGGTTCAGTACATCAAGCACAGCTGATATTGCACCAATTAGATTCATCCCTCTACATTAATATGGCAGTCTATTTAGTCCACCAGGCTCTACACACACTTTCTCTGATGGCTGCCGCACGCAAACTATGCACTGCTGTTCTTGCTGACATGCTATTGCTATGACATGCGTTACTCGCCATGCATGTCTGTTTCCTGCTTTCCCACCTATGTCCACCTGCTTGGTTCTGTTCCCTTCCTGTAGGGGGAATGGTACAGAATACCTTTCTCTctgcctgtaattattattatcttAACATTATGCAtgctctggcagtgagctaccccgAAGGAGCAGAGCCTCTAATGCCAAGACTAACGTATTGCATGTATTGTAATATTTTATAATAAATGGTTAAACAAACACGTGGTGTTTCCTGTCTGAAATACAGTTATGTGTTTGTCTGTTTGATGAGAGATGGGTCTCTTTACATGTACTCTAGTGCTGGCTTAGAAATCACTGTCACCCTTGTCACAAGCACTTAGAAACACCACAGAAGCAGCGCGCACACCAATGATTAAGGTCTTTTTCAAGGAAGTATAAAAGCAGCGTTGGTCGCAGCCGTAAGAGTAGTGTGTACTAAGGAAAAAAACAGTAAACCCAACCCAATATTTACATTTCACCACACAAAGCTTTAAAATGTGTATGTGGTGGTTGATGGGTCCAGTTCAGTACATGCACACCCCCATGCCAATGTGAAACACTGTAAATACAGTAATTCCCAAATACTTGTTAAGTTTTGATGAGTAATGTAGTAATGCAATATATAAGTCCATtggaagaggactggccacccctcagagcctggttccactctgggtttcttcctaggttcctgcctttttagggagtttttccctagccactgtgcttctacatctgcattgcttgctgtttggggttttaggctgggtttctgtacatctgctgatgtaaaaagggctttataaatacatttgattgattgattaatgtgAGTGACTGTATAGACAAGTATTTAGTTCAATGAAATGCGTAATCAAATTAGGAAACCTCATTAGAAAAGCTATTGTGGCAGACTCACTTCGGACCAGTTTAATCTGTCTGAGTGTAGCGTTCTGTCCATACCGCCAGGACTTGACTTCCATAGAAAAGGCTGCAGACAAGTTACATTCTGGTTGTAGGAAAGTCTGTTCAACACTGAAACACTGATACTATGTCAGTAGTTGAGTCCGTTGCTGAAGAATCACTACATCCAATGATTTGTCTGTAGTTGGTCGGTAATATTGGTTTAGGTAGAATAAACATCACGGACTGCGTGAGGACATTCTCACAAGAACTACTTCGTCAGAATCACTGTACATTGCCTAACCTCATCCCCTGGCTAAATTCAGAGAGAGCCGGCTGGTGGACGATATCATACATTGCCTGTTCTTCTATTATGCACTAACAGTGAAGCTGTAGTCTCTCTCCATGGCAAGGGGATACTGCCTTTGCAGCATTGGTTAGGGGAGTAAGGGGTTACAGTTTGGGGGTTTGATAACAGAATGGGGGTTAAGGGTTAAACAGAATGATAGCATTCAAGTTATTTGGTTAGAGACACACAGTAGAATAAGGTTATGGGTATGGGGTTAAGATCATAGGGTTCTGGTTACGGTTCAGATTACGGTTCAGTGTATGGTTCAGTGTATGGTTCAGATTATGGTTCAGATTAGGGTTCAGTGTATGGTTCAGTGTATGGTTCAGATTATGGTTCAGATTATGGTTCAGATTATGGTTCAGATTAGGGTTCAGTGTATGGTTCAGTGTATGGTTCAGTGTATGGTTCAGATTAGGGTTCAGATTAGGGTTCAGAGTATGGTTCAGATTAGGGTTCAGAGTATGGTTCAGATTAGGGTTCAGATTACGGTTCAGATTACGGTTCAGTGTATGGTTCAGTGTATGGTTCAGATTATGGTTCAGATTATGGTTCAGATTAGGGTTCAGATTATGGTTCAGATTATGGTTCAGATTAGGGTTCAGAGTATGGTTCAGTGTATGGTTCAGATTATGGTTCAGATTAGGGTTCAGATTAGGGTTCAGAGTATGGTTCAGATTAGGGTTCAGAGTATGGTTCAGATTAGGGTTCAGATTACGGTTCAGATTACGGTTCAGTGTATGGTTCAGATTAGGGTTCAGATTAGGGTTCAGAGTACGGTTCAGATTATGGTTCAGATTATGGTTCAGATTACGGTTCAGATTACGGTTCAGAGTACGGTTCAGATTATGGTTCAGTGTATGGTTCAGATTATGGTTCAGAGTACGGTTCAGATTACGGTTCAGAGTATGGTTCAGAGTACGGTTCAGATTACGGTTCTGGTTAGTTCAGATTACGGTTCAGAGTACGGTTCAGATTACGGTTCTGGTTAGTTCAGAGTATGGTTCAGATTACAGTTCAGAGTATGGTTCAGAGTACGGTTCAGTGTATAGTTCAGATTACGGTTCAGAGTAGAGTTGCAAAATTcaagtaactttcccaaaattccctggttttccagaaatcctggttggaaaaCCAGGGACTTTTTGAAAAGttaccggaattttgcaaccctagttcaGTGTAAACTTAACTGACAGGTAGGGCAGAGGGGTTCATATGGCACTTAAAGGATTACAGAAGGAGACAGTACAGCAAATGTTGCTCTGTGTGTACACcttcctctgaatggcacataacTAGGACCAGGAGTATTTCCAGACCACATGACCTGAACAGGAAAGCCTCTTCCTGGTTCAGTCACAAGTTTAGGAACACTCCTGACCCTATACTAGGGCTGAAGAATTAATAGAATTCACATCAAATCACAATATTGACATTTGCAAAAGCCATATCGCAAGAGATCTATATCGCATGCAATATTTTTAAACGGCACTAAGCTGTGTGTATCGTCCGTTTTTATAGTTGACTCGGGtttgtcgtctctctctctcttctattgcGACTGCTTCCCACACACACCaagctccagcccaggtcaatcAAGCAGTGCAGTTCCTCCTCCTCGCTGTTAGATTCACTATACATTTGCATGCTGTTCTGTTAGGTCAAATGCAGTCAACAGTTCCAAACAAGGCCAACGCTACTTTCCACTTTGTTTCTTAATATAAGTCATTCCATTTTcaatgattccaacagttcagcCAAGGGTTTTGTATCTATATCGCAAGTCAAATCACAATCACAATATTTGGTCCAAAAATCGCAATTAGAgtttttgcccatatcgtgcagccctacccTACATACAACCAATCACGGCTCTTTAAGTGTTGCTGGACAGACTGTGGCTTACGTCGCCGTTCATCTCGCTCAACACTTCATGAGTCGTGTCATTGGGCATGTCATAGGTCATTGTGTCATTGGGCATGGTATATGCCGTGTCATTGGCCACATCATATGACGTGTCATTGGCTGTCTCCGTGTGGGGGGTGGGGTCGGGGGCCAGAGGGTCCAGACCAGCCTTCTCTATTGGCCTGACGGCGTCCCTATCAGGAGCGTAGCAGACTAGACAGAGCAGGGCGGAGCAGTCCCACAGGCCTTGGGTCATATTGGAGGAGAAGAGCTTCCTACAGGGGTGGCAAAACTGATAGAACACCAGCATGAAGAAGATGGCCATAGCATAGGCCACCAGCAGCTGCAGCACTAACAACGGAGCACAGATGAACCTATAGAAGTCTGTCTTGTAGATGTACCACAGCAGAAGCAGAGAGGCGTTCTCCACGAACCTCAGCATGTAGTACACAGCCATGCGGTACCAGTTCTGAGACTTGTTGATCAGATCTGGGTCGTTGAGCTTCAGCTGCACCGCCGACCAGCAGAACATGTTGATGCCTGCGTAGAGGAACGTGAGGAGACAGAGGACGATGGTGGTGCCCACCCGGGTTAGGGTCTTCTCGATGTTCTCCGGGAAGGGCGAGTGGCTCTGCCAAAACAGCATCCACGggtagaggaagaagaggaagaagttGAGCAGAACCACAGGGAGGATCCAGAGCTGCAGTACGGAGCTGAAGAGGACCAGGACGGTGACGCGTGTGGCGATCTCGAAGCTGCGCCACAGGAATATGCAGAGGTAGGCAGCGGGACGTACGTCCACCTCGTAGTCGTCATACTTGATCTTGATGGCCAGGATGTTGCAGCGCAGGGCTCCATATACGATGGACAGCAGGGAGATCACCATGAGGgtgcctgggagagagagagagagagagagagagagagagagacagacagacagacagacagacagacagacagacagacagacagacagacagacagacagacagacagacagacagacagacagacagacagagagagagagagagagagagagagagagagagagagaccattcaGAATATTCCATTCCATTCAATATTGTTTTGTCATTTGAGGCTGAGCTCTTAATTAATATGACTGTTCATTCATTCACTAACTGTACATAGTGTAAACAGCCTGTAAAGCCACCAAAACTCACACATAGTTTGTTAACTAGCATAAACAGTCTAGGACCATGATTTCCCATGAAATAATGAAGTTGTCGTTTATATGGATGAACACAGTACACCCCATCACTAACCCGACGAACACAAGCGCCTTTCCAAACTCACTGTGACTCAGCATGCCCCCAGCATCATCACATACAGCAACTCATTTGCATAACATTGTGAAATAGGCTGAGAGACATTCAAATGTGTACACACATTACATTACCCCCTTCTCAGACTAAAACACACCCTGTGTTGAATAACCATGttcaacacaaagccctcttgtcAAACAGGCTTCCTAATAGTAATACCTCCCTGACCCATGTGACCTTCTGCTGACTCAGGTGCTTGACCCGTCTCACAAAACACTTTCTCCTGCAGGTGCACAGGGCATTTCAGTGTTTACATGAGTCTTTGACTGAGCTTTCAGTCCTGACAGTGTCTAGTTACTTTTCAGCTGACACATTAACAGCctctatatttttttatttaactaggcaagtcagttaagaacaaattcttatttacaatgacggcctaggaacagtgggttaactgttttGTCCAGAAGCAGAAagtcagatttttaccttgtcagctcagggattcgatctagcaacctttcagttactggcccaatgctctaaccactaggctacctgccaccccaatggcagggtggcaggtagcctagcggttaagagtattgggccagtaaacaaaaggtcactggtttgaatctcTGAGCCGGCAAGGTGGATAAATCTGCTGTTCTTCctgtgagcaaggcacttaacacccaacaacaactgctccccggatGTTGATTAAGGTAGCCCcctgcagaagacacatttcagttgttcTAGCATTTTGTAGTGTACCACGGCATGATAAGGTCCATTACACTGTACTACTTCATATGGTACATCTGACAGTTTGACTTGAATTTCTTTCTTAGTTTGGGTGAAAAACTCAATTTTCCTCTGGTAGGCTCTAAGCCATACATACTCATTTTTCTCATACCTCTGGGGTGTCACCTTTAGACCAAAGTATTGCTTTTGTTTACCTGTGGCCCTTACAGTGTTTAAATACCCGTGTACCTTTTGCACATACTGAGAAATATTGTTTCCCTTCATTTTGTTGTGTTCCCATAACCACATCAACAGGTAGTCATTTCAGTACCGAGCAGCACCTTGTACGGTGTGAACTCTGTGGAAGATTGAACACTACTCCTGTATGACATAATCACATATGGGAGAATCTCATACCAACTTCTTTGATTGTCATCAACTAAAAGTTATGGCATGTTGATCAGAGTTCTGTTCATTCTTTCCCATAAACCATCTGATTGTGGGTTGTACTAGATAGTTATTGTTTGTTAATTTGTAAAAGATTGTACATCTCTCTAAAACCCTGGGCCttctgagtggtgcagcggtctaaggcactgcatcacattGCTAGCTGCATTACTACAGATCCAGGTTTGataccgggctgtgtcgcagccggctgtgaccaggagacccatgaggctatgcacaattggcccagcgtcatctgtgttaggggagggtttggccggctgggatgtctgtgtcccactgtgctctagcgactcctgtggccgcattcacgctgacacggttgccagttgttcagtgtttcctctgacacattggtgtggggttgtgtttcagagaacgcacggctcttgaccttcgcctctctcgAGTCCATACAGTAGTttcagtgatgggacaagacagACTGTAACAGCCAattggggtaaaaaaaaaatatatatatattttttgccccTGGTCGCTATAGATTGAGCAAGGAACACCTAGCTTCAACACAAATTCCTCTACCAGTTACTTGTCCGCTTTTACCGCTTCCTGATTGGGTATGCCATATGCCTCTGACAAACCTACTGTAGTAAAGTAATCTGACACTACCATAATGGGCTTGTTACCTCGTCCAGTCTCTGTAAATGAACCCATTAAGTGCATAGATATCCTCTGGAAAGAGCAACCTGTGACAGAACTTGTCATGGGCGCTCTGGGGGCTGGACCCTGTCATTTGTATGCAGCGCATGCCCCACTGCCCTTACACCACTGCTTTATGGGTCTCTGCCAGCCTGGCCAATAACATCTTGCTCTGATTTTACTGGTGAGTGTATTAACTCCTAAATGGCCTGCTGTTCTATCATTGTGGATAAAGGTACGTATCTCATGTACGAGCTCAGATGGTGTCATCTGTCTCATAGTTTTGACTCTAAAGGCATAACACTCCATTCTTCATATGTAATGCCCCCCACACTTGTTTGAAATGCTTGAACGTTGGCTCACATTCCAGCTCTGCTCTACCATCTTTTCTCCATGTCTTTAACTGGGAGACCACCGGGTCTCTATCCTGTGCTTCCAAAAGGAAAGCTGCATTTGTGGGAGCTGTCTGGCTTGTTTGAGCTCTGACTGCAGGCTCAATAGTGACATCCTGAGGCTTGTTTACGATGGCTCTCAGATTGGCTCTCAGAGAGTCTacactctctgtctgtgtgtcggcATGACACACCATCTGCATTACTGTGCAGTGGCCTGTGGACAATATCATAGTCCTACTGCTCCAGTTTCTCTAGGCACCTATCTAACTGTACCTCAAGTTGTTTGACGTTACTCAGCCACCTCAGTGAGCTGTGATCAGTTCTCAGTAGACATTTCCTTCCCAGCAGAAAGTGTTTGAAATGTTTAAGAAACATTACCACAGCAAGAAGCTGCTTCTTGGTAGTTGAGTACATCCTCTCCTGTTTTGACAGTGGCCGACTGGCATAtgctactactctctctctctaccctcatGTTTCTGGGAGAGGACTGCCCCTATGCCTGTGTCACATGTGTCAGTATCCATTATGAAATCTAGATTTAGGTCAGAGAAAGCACATATGGGGGATGTGGTAAGCTTGGACTTTAGTTCATTAAAGGCCACTTTACACGCTGCTTTCCACTCAAACGTTTTCCCCTTATCTGTCAATCTGTACAAAGGCTCCGACAAAGCTGCAAAATCTGGTCTGAACCTCCTGTAGTATGACGCCAGGCCTAAAAAGCTTCTTGCCTCTGTCAGTGACTCGGGGCTAGGCCATGACCTGACTGTCTCTGTCAGTGACTCGGGGCTAGGCCATGACCTGACTGTCTCTGTCAGTGACTCGGGGC
Encoded here:
- the xk gene encoding membrane transport protein XK, translated to MRLPSSIFVSVSLFTAETTAALYLSSTYRSDGDQIWQGLTLLFTLVTSVLVQLTLTFIHRDLSRDRPLVLLLHILQLGPIVRCLEAFCIYGSVGQVEEPYVSITRKRQMPRGGQSEEVERQVGQAEGKLFTHRAAFARTSVIQAFLGSAPQLTLQLYICVLQQGVSIGRGTLMVISLLSIVYGALRCNILAIKIKYDDYEVDVRPAAYLCIFLWRSFEIATRVTVLVLFSSVLQLWILPVVLLNFFLFFLYPWMLFWQSHSPFPENIEKTLTRVGTTIVLCLLTFLYAGINMFCWSAVQLKLNDPDLINKSQNWYRMAVYYMLRFVENASLLLLWYIYKTDFYRFICAPLLVLQLLVAYAMAIFFMLVFYQFCHPCRKLFSSNMTQGLWDCSALLCLVCYAPDRDAVRPIEKAGLDPLAPDPTPHTETANDTSYDVANDTAYTMPNDTMTYDMPNDTTHEVLSEMNGDVSHSLSSNT